From Jeotgalibaca dankookensis, one genomic window encodes:
- a CDS encoding ribonuclease HI family protein, protein MIRVFIDGAANPKKQQSGIGAVLIDNGQQLQLSKSLTDYYDNHETELIALQYVLDYLLESNKQDELIFCHSDSKMLVDAVNKRYSRKENHMKHLNLILTSLKKFSQFYLKWVPERDNRGADQLARVALNK, encoded by the coding sequence AAAGCAGCAATCAGGGATAGGGGCTGTGCTTATTGATAATGGCCAACAGTTACAATTAAGTAAATCCTTAACTGATTATTATGATAATCATGAAACAGAACTAATAGCTTTGCAGTATGTTCTAGATTATCTTTTAGAGAGCAATAAACAAGATGAACTTATTTTTTGTCATTCAGATAGTAAGATGCTTGTAGACGCTGTTAATAAACGGTACAGTCGTAAGGAAAATCATATGAAACATTTGAATTTAATTCTTACGAGTTTAAAAAAATTCTCTCAATTCTATTTGAAATGGGTTCCTGAAAGAGATAATCGCGGTGCTGACCAGTTAGCACGTGTAGCGCTTAATAAATAA
- the prmA gene encoding 50S ribosomal protein L11 methyltransferase, with protein MNWNEVIIVTTTEAVDATANLLLEAGAKGTVIEDDWDYASLQDDGSGILKDELPLPAGDQEVLVKAYYPGVDSFPDTLAIIKARMDKMKKIGLNLGKYELRINDIKEEDWEHSWKAFYHPIRITRYLTVVPHWESYQPSQVDEKIIIMDPGMAFGTGTHPTTRLSLEALETTLRGGEKVLDVGTGSGVLSIAAKALGAGTVQAFDIDEIATRQAKENIAFNRYAHDVTVEPNNLLEGIENSEADLIVANILAEILILMVEDAWNNLKNGGCFILSGIIHSKREELENSLLQQGFVLEQSKVMGDWHCLICKKEVEQD; from the coding sequence ATGAACTGGAATGAAGTCATCATAGTGACAACCACAGAAGCAGTAGATGCAACGGCAAATTTACTCCTAGAAGCTGGTGCGAAAGGGACTGTTATTGAGGATGATTGGGACTATGCCTCTTTACAAGATGACGGTTCTGGCATCTTAAAGGATGAATTGCCTTTACCTGCAGGTGATCAAGAAGTTCTTGTTAAGGCTTACTATCCAGGAGTGGATTCATTCCCAGATACGCTAGCAATTATTAAGGCACGGATGGATAAAATGAAAAAAATTGGTTTAAATTTAGGGAAGTATGAATTACGAATCAATGATATTAAGGAAGAAGACTGGGAACATTCTTGGAAAGCATTTTATCATCCCATTAGAATTACCCGTTATTTAACGGTCGTCCCACATTGGGAATCTTATCAACCTAGTCAGGTGGATGAAAAAATAATAATCATGGATCCTGGAATGGCATTTGGGACAGGGACGCATCCAACTACTAGACTCAGTTTAGAAGCCTTAGAGACAACTTTACGCGGAGGCGAAAAGGTTCTAGACGTTGGGACCGGTTCAGGTGTTTTAAGTATTGCTGCTAAAGCACTTGGAGCAGGGACTGTCCAAGCTTTTGATATCGATGAAATTGCTACAAGACAGGCAAAAGAAAACATTGCCTTTAATAGGTACGCTCATGATGTTACAGTTGAACCTAATAATTTACTTGAAGGTATTGAAAATAGTGAAGCGGATTTAATCGTTGCAAATATTCTAGCTGAAATCTTGATACTCATGGTTGAGGACGCTTGGAACAATCTAAAAAATGGTGGTTGTTTTATTTTATCGGGGATTATCCATTCAAAACGTGAAGAGTTAGAAAATAGTTTATTACAACAGGGCTTTGTTCTAGAACAATCTAAAGTAATGGGAGATTGGCATTGTCTGATATGTAAAAAAGAGGTGGAGCAAGACTAA
- a CDS encoding DUF3013 family protein, translated as MKNDMITQINKTMTELSFPCDWRIQWFQREKKLEIFLMYTIEKQPHLHANDKYGKTNTDDTFVFEDGILIYNPLFEPFDDRHYLVTLPFDHESGMTGGLIEAFCKTLRFVAAEGHVNLKEFINSEDVKQFELVWQQENFESTIKTLQETGRFDATIFSYPTEKKESKV; from the coding sequence ATGAAAAATGATATGATTACCCAAATCAATAAAACCATGACAGAGCTAAGTTTTCCTTGTGATTGGCGAATTCAGTGGTTTCAACGTGAGAAAAAACTTGAAATATTCCTTATGTACACAATTGAAAAACAACCTCATCTGCACGCGAATGATAAGTATGGTAAGACGAATACAGATGATACTTTTGTATTTGAAGATGGTATTCTTATATACAACCCACTTTTTGAGCCATTTGATGATAGACATTACTTGGTTACTTTACCATTCGATCACGAATCAGGAATGACAGGGGGATTAATAGAAGCCTTTTGCAAAACGTTGCGGTTTGTGGCAGCTGAAGGGCATGTTAATCTAAAGGAATTCATAAATAGCGAAGATGTTAAACAGTTTGAACTCGTTTGGCAGCAAGAAAATTTTGAATCAACGATTAAAACACTACAAGAAACTGGTAGATTTGATGCCACTATTTTCTCCTATCCAACTGAAAAAAAAGAAAGTAAGGTGTAG
- the gpsB gene encoding cell division regulator GpsB has protein sequence MADKNLETKDILQKEFKNALRGYNPTEVDEYLDLIIRDYESYQKDILYLQSENERLLSRVDELTKQATVGTRSQATPSRTSGVTNFDILKRLSNLEKHVFGSKLEEPADDENLFE, from the coding sequence GTGGCAGATAAGAATTTAGAAACAAAAGATATTTTACAAAAAGAATTTAAAAATGCTTTACGTGGTTACAATCCGACCGAAGTAGATGAATATTTAGATTTAATTATTCGTGATTATGAATCTTATCAAAAAGATATCCTTTACTTACAGAGTGAAAACGAAAGATTGTTAAGTCGTGTAGATGAATTAACGAAACAAGCGACAGTTGGGACACGTTCACAAGCAACACCAAGCCGTACAAGTGGTGTAACAAATTTTGATATTCTAAAGCGCCTTTCTAACTTAGAAAAACACGTTTTTGGTTCCAAGTTAGAAGAGCCAGCTGATGACGAGAATTTGTTTGAATAA
- a CDS encoding THUMP domain-containing class I SAM-dependent RNA methyltransferase — protein sequence MMTYQLVATAASGIEALTGSELKKMGYQVEVENGKAYFQGDTEDIIKTNLWLRTADRVKIVFGTFTAKTFDDLFEQTKALPWEELLPMDAAFPVSGKSVKSTLYSVPDCQSIVKKAIVDRLSTFYSRRARLPESGSEYPIEVSILKDVVTLTVDTTGSSLFKRGYRTEKGGAPIKENMAASLIQLTSWFPDKPFYDPTCGSGTIPIEAALIGLNIAPGIQRSFISEDWNIFPEGQWKKLRDEAKLSANFDVELDIMGTDIDQNMIEIAKENAARAGVEDFITFKQLALKDFKTDKEYGVMVSNPPYGERMENEEYVENLYKQMGEVFRPLETWSKYIITSDLDFEDFYGQWATKKRKLYNGRLRTDYFQFWGKRRPRPKK from the coding sequence ATTATGACCTATCAATTAGTAGCAACAGCAGCAAGTGGTATTGAAGCATTAACTGGAAGCGAACTAAAGAAAATGGGCTATCAGGTTGAGGTTGAAAATGGAAAAGCTTATTTTCAAGGGGACACAGAAGATATTATCAAAACTAATCTTTGGTTGCGCACAGCCGATAGAGTAAAGATCGTTTTTGGGACGTTTACAGCAAAGACCTTTGATGATTTATTTGAACAAACAAAAGCACTGCCTTGGGAGGAATTACTTCCGATGGATGCAGCCTTCCCTGTTTCAGGAAAATCCGTTAAATCAACACTTTATAGTGTTCCGGATTGTCAGTCAATTGTCAAGAAAGCTATCGTGGACCGTCTCTCAACCTTCTATAGCCGACGTGCTCGCTTACCTGAATCAGGTTCAGAATATCCGATTGAAGTCTCTATTTTAAAAGATGTTGTCACGCTTACTGTTGACACAACCGGCTCAAGTCTCTTTAAACGTGGATACCGAACTGAAAAAGGTGGAGCGCCTATTAAAGAAAATATGGCAGCGTCACTTATTCAATTGACAAGTTGGTTTCCAGACAAACCGTTTTATGATCCAACTTGTGGTTCTGGTACAATTCCAATTGAAGCAGCTTTAATTGGATTAAACATTGCTCCTGGTATTCAACGATCTTTTATTTCTGAAGATTGGAATATTTTTCCTGAAGGACAATGGAAAAAATTACGCGATGAAGCGAAATTAAGTGCAAACTTTGATGTTGAACTAGATATTATGGGGACAGACATCGACCAAAACATGATAGAAATTGCTAAAGAGAATGCTGCACGAGCAGGCGTTGAAGACTTTATTACTTTTAAACAGTTGGCGTTGAAAGATTTCAAAACAGACAAGGAATATGGAGTTATGGTATCCAATCCACCTTACGGGGAACGGATGGAGAACGAAGAATATGTTGAAAACTTGTACAAACAAATGGGCGAAGTATTCCGCCCACTTGAAACTTGGAGTAAATATATTATTACGAGTGATTTAGACTTTGAAGACTTTTATGGTCAATGGGCAACTAAAAAGAGAAAACTATACAATGGCCGATTACGTACCGATTATTTCCAATTTTGGGGTAAACGTCGTCCTCGTCCAAAAAAATAG
- a CDS encoding 16S rRNA (uracil(1498)-N(3))-methyltransferase yields the protein MQRYMLTESLADFKGTTTELSGEHFHHIKNVMRSKVGTKVYLTDPNRHSFVAEIISFTDQTVLLKWVSNEERNSELPVEVTIASGLTKGDKQELIIQKATELGANQIITFASNYSVVKWDSKKVAKKITRFQRIAQEAAEQSHRQQVPMVDHFNDLKTLLDSSKNYTHKLVAYEEESKVGEKSRFADTLTKVKSGESLLIVFGPEGGLSLNEITQLQAEGFVTCGLGPRILRAETAPLYVLAAISYQFELLN from the coding sequence ATGCAACGGTATATGCTTACAGAAAGCTTAGCAGATTTTAAAGGAACGACTACAGAACTCAGTGGTGAGCATTTTCATCATATTAAAAATGTCATGCGATCAAAAGTCGGTACAAAAGTCTACTTAACAGATCCGAACCGTCACTCTTTCGTCGCAGAAATTATTTCTTTTACCGACCAAACAGTTCTATTAAAGTGGGTTTCAAATGAAGAACGCAATAGTGAGCTCCCTGTCGAAGTGACGATTGCCAGTGGGTTAACTAAAGGTGATAAACAAGAATTAATTATCCAGAAAGCAACCGAATTAGGTGCTAATCAAATTATAACTTTTGCTTCTAATTATTCTGTTGTAAAATGGGATAGTAAGAAGGTTGCAAAAAAAATCACTCGTTTCCAGCGTATTGCCCAAGAAGCAGCAGAACAGTCTCACCGCCAGCAAGTACCAATGGTTGATCATTTCAATGATCTCAAGACTTTATTGGATTCTTCGAAAAATTACACCCATAAGTTGGTAGCCTATGAAGAAGAGAGTAAAGTCGGTGAGAAGAGTCGTTTTGCTGATACGCTAACAAAAGTAAAATCAGGAGAGTCACTTTTGATCGTTTTTGGTCCAGAGGGTGGTCTTTCTCTAAATGAAATTACTCAGTTACAGGCAGAAGGGTTTGTAACGTGTGGCTTGGGGCCACGTATTTTACGAGCAGAAACTGCACCTCTTTATGTATTAGCTGCAATATCGTATCAATTCGAATTACTAAATTAA